From a region of the Buteo buteo chromosome 7, bButBut1.hap1.1, whole genome shotgun sequence genome:
- the CORO6 gene encoding coronin-6 isoform X3, with translation MSRRVVRQSKFRHVFGQPVKADQMYEDIRVSKVTCDSSFCAVNPKFVAIIVESGGGGAFIVLPLAKTGRVDKNHPLVTGHTAPVLDIDWCPHNDNVIASASEDTTVMVWQIPDYVPVRNITEPVVTLEGHSKRVGIISWHPTARNVLLSAGCDNLVILWNVGTGEMLLVLEDMHTDLIYNVGWNRNGSLLVTTCKDKKVRVIDPRKQQVVAEKAKPHDGARPIRAIFVADGKIFTTGFSKMSERQLGLWDLERFAPHEGLRPVRAIFTREGYLFTTGFTRMSQRELGLWDPNNFEEPIALQEMDTSNGVLLPFYDPDSSIVYLCGKGDSSIRYFEITDEAPYVHYLNTYSSKEPQRGMGFMPKRGLDVSKCEIARFFKLHERKCEPIVMTVPRKSDLFQDDLYPDTPGPEPALEADEWLSGKDAEPILISLRDGYVPIKNRELKVVKKNILDNKPPPGRRHSHSTCDPNFSRPALEEVLEEIRALKEMVQAQEKRISDLEDKLCQFTNGTD, from the exons ATGAGCCGCCGCGTGGTGCGCCAGAGCAAGTTCCGGCACGTCTTCGGGCAGCCGGTGAAGGCTGACCAGATGTACGAGGACATTCGTGTCTCCAAGGTGACGTGTGACAGCTCCTTCTGTGCCGTCAACCCCAAGTTTGTGGCCATCATCGTCGAGTCCGGCGGTGGGGGGGCCTTCATCGTCCTGCCTCTTGCTAAG ACGGGACGAGTGGACAAGAACCACCCGCTGGTGACCGGACACACGGCGCCCGTGCTGGACATCGACTGGTGTCCCCACAACGACAACGTCATCGCCAGCGCCTCGGAGGACACCACCGTCATG gtgtGGCAGATCCCCGACTACGTCCCCGTCCGCAACATCACGGAGCCGGTGGTGACGCTGGAGGGACACTCCAAACGGGTGGGCATCATCTCGTGGCACCCCACCGCCCGCAACGTCCTGCTCAGCGCAG GCTGTGACAATTTGGTGATCCTCTGGAACGTGGGCACgggggagatgctgctggtgctggaggaCATGCACACCGACCTCATCTACAACGTGGGCTGGAACCGCAACGGCAGCCTCCTCGTCACCACCTGCAAGGACAAGAAGGTCCGCGTCATCGACCCCCGCAAGCAGCAGGTCGTGGCG GAGAAAGCCAAACCGCACGACGGCGCCCGCCCCATCCGCGCCATCTTCGTGGCCGATGGCAAGATCTTCACCACCGGCTTCAGCAAGATGAGCGAGCGGCAGCTGGGCCTCTGGGACCTG GAGAGGTTTGCCCCCCACGAAGGGCTGAGGCCCGTGCGGGCCATCTTCACGCGGGAAGGATACCTCTTTACCACGGGCTTTACCAGAATGAGCCAGCGGGAACTGGGCTTGTGGGACCCG AACAACTTTGAGGAGCCCATCGCCCTGCAGGAGATGGACACGAGCAACGGCGTCCTGCTGCCCTTCTACGACCCCGACTCCAGCATCGTCTACCTCTGCGGGAAG GGTGACAGCAGCATCCGGTACTTCGAAATCACGGACGAGGCACCCTACGTGCACTACCTGAACACCTACAGCAGCAAGGAGCCGCAGCGGGGCATGGGCTTCATGCCCAAGCGCGGGTTGGACGTCAGCAAGTGTGAAATCGCCAG GTTCTTCAAGCTGCACGAGCGCAAGTGCGAGCCCATCGTCATGACGGTGCCGCGCAAG TCAGACCTCTTCCAGGACGACCTGTACCCCGACACGCCGGGTCCCGAGCCGGCCCTGGAGGCGGACGAGTGGCTGTCGGGGAAGGACGCGGAGCCCATCCTCATCTCGCTGCGGGACGGCTACGTCCCCATCAAGAACCGGGAGCTGAAGGTGGTCAAAAAGAATATTCTGGACAATAAGCCCCCCCCGGGCCGCCGCCACAGCCACTCCACCTGCGACCCCAACTTCTCT CGGCCAGCCTTGGAGGAGGTGCTGGAGGAGATCCGTGCCCTGAAGGAGATGGTCCAAGCGCAGGAGAAACGCATCTCCGACCTGGAGGACAAACTCTGCCAGTTCACCAATGGCACGGACTAA
- the CORO6 gene encoding coronin-6 isoform X2 yields the protein MSRRVVRQSKFRHVFGQPVKADQMYEDIRVSKVTCDSSFCAVNPKFVAIIVESGGGGAFIVLPLAKTGRVDKNHPLVTGHTAPVLDIDWCPHNDNVIASASEDTTVMVWQIPDYVPVRNITEPVVTLEGHSKRVGIISWHPTARNVLLSAGCDNLVILWNVGTGEMLLVLEDMHTDLIYNVGWNRNGSLLVTTCKDKKVRVIDPRKQQVVANNFEEPIALQEMDTSNGVLLPFYDPDSSIVYLCGKGDSSIRYFEITDEAPYVHYLNTYSSKEPQRGMGFMPKRGLDVSKCEIARFFKLHERKCEPIVMTVPRKSDLFQDDLYPDTPGPEPALEADEWLSGKDAEPILISLRDGYVPIKNRELKVVKKNILDNKPPPGRRHSHSTCDPNFSRPALEEVLEEIRALKEMVQAQEKRISDLEDKLCQFTNGTD from the exons ATGAGCCGCCGCGTGGTGCGCCAGAGCAAGTTCCGGCACGTCTTCGGGCAGCCGGTGAAGGCTGACCAGATGTACGAGGACATTCGTGTCTCCAAGGTGACGTGTGACAGCTCCTTCTGTGCCGTCAACCCCAAGTTTGTGGCCATCATCGTCGAGTCCGGCGGTGGGGGGGCCTTCATCGTCCTGCCTCTTGCTAAG ACGGGACGAGTGGACAAGAACCACCCGCTGGTGACCGGACACACGGCGCCCGTGCTGGACATCGACTGGTGTCCCCACAACGACAACGTCATCGCCAGCGCCTCGGAGGACACCACCGTCATG gtgtGGCAGATCCCCGACTACGTCCCCGTCCGCAACATCACGGAGCCGGTGGTGACGCTGGAGGGACACTCCAAACGGGTGGGCATCATCTCGTGGCACCCCACCGCCCGCAACGTCCTGCTCAGCGCAG GCTGTGACAATTTGGTGATCCTCTGGAACGTGGGCACgggggagatgctgctggtgctggaggaCATGCACACCGACCTCATCTACAACGTGGGCTGGAACCGCAACGGCAGCCTCCTCGTCACCACCTGCAAGGACAAGAAGGTCCGCGTCATCGACCCCCGCAAGCAGCAGGTCGTGGCG AACAACTTTGAGGAGCCCATCGCCCTGCAGGAGATGGACACGAGCAACGGCGTCCTGCTGCCCTTCTACGACCCCGACTCCAGCATCGTCTACCTCTGCGGGAAG GGTGACAGCAGCATCCGGTACTTCGAAATCACGGACGAGGCACCCTACGTGCACTACCTGAACACCTACAGCAGCAAGGAGCCGCAGCGGGGCATGGGCTTCATGCCCAAGCGCGGGTTGGACGTCAGCAAGTGTGAAATCGCCAG GTTCTTCAAGCTGCACGAGCGCAAGTGCGAGCCCATCGTCATGACGGTGCCGCGCAAG TCAGACCTCTTCCAGGACGACCTGTACCCCGACACGCCGGGTCCCGAGCCGGCCCTGGAGGCGGACGAGTGGCTGTCGGGGAAGGACGCGGAGCCCATCCTCATCTCGCTGCGGGACGGCTACGTCCCCATCAAGAACCGGGAGCTGAAGGTGGTCAAAAAGAATATTCTGGACAATAAGCCCCCCCCGGGCCGCCGCCACAGCCACTCCACCTGCGACCCCAACTTCTCT CGGCCAGCCTTGGAGGAGGTGCTGGAGGAGATCCGTGCCCTGAAGGAGATGGTCCAAGCGCAGGAGAAACGCATCTCCGACCTGGAGGACAAACTCTGCCAGTTCACCAATGGCACGGACTAA
- the CORO6 gene encoding coronin-6 isoform X1 — MSRRVVRQSKFRHVFGQPVKADQMYEDIRVSKVTCDSSFCAVNPKFVAIIVESGGGGAFIVLPLAKTGRVDKNHPLVTGHTAPVLDIDWCPHNDNVIASASEDTTVMVWQIPDYVPVRNITEPVVTLEGHSKRVGIISWHPTARNVLLSAGCDNLVILWNVGTGEMLLVLEDMHTDLIYNVGWNRNGSLLVTTCKDKKVRVIDPRKQQVVAERFAPHEGLRPVRAIFTREGYLFTTGFTRMSQRELGLWDPNNFEEPIALQEMDTSNGVLLPFYDPDSSIVYLCGKGDSSIRYFEITDEAPYVHYLNTYSSKEPQRGMGFMPKRGLDVSKCEIARFFKLHERKCEPIVMTVPRKSDLFQDDLYPDTPGPEPALEADEWLSGKDAEPILISLRDGYVPIKNRELKVVKKNILDNKPPPGRRHSHSTCDPNFSRPALEEVLEEIRALKEMVQAQEKRISDLEDKLCQFTNGTD, encoded by the exons ATGAGCCGCCGCGTGGTGCGCCAGAGCAAGTTCCGGCACGTCTTCGGGCAGCCGGTGAAGGCTGACCAGATGTACGAGGACATTCGTGTCTCCAAGGTGACGTGTGACAGCTCCTTCTGTGCCGTCAACCCCAAGTTTGTGGCCATCATCGTCGAGTCCGGCGGTGGGGGGGCCTTCATCGTCCTGCCTCTTGCTAAG ACGGGACGAGTGGACAAGAACCACCCGCTGGTGACCGGACACACGGCGCCCGTGCTGGACATCGACTGGTGTCCCCACAACGACAACGTCATCGCCAGCGCCTCGGAGGACACCACCGTCATG gtgtGGCAGATCCCCGACTACGTCCCCGTCCGCAACATCACGGAGCCGGTGGTGACGCTGGAGGGACACTCCAAACGGGTGGGCATCATCTCGTGGCACCCCACCGCCCGCAACGTCCTGCTCAGCGCAG GCTGTGACAATTTGGTGATCCTCTGGAACGTGGGCACgggggagatgctgctggtgctggaggaCATGCACACCGACCTCATCTACAACGTGGGCTGGAACCGCAACGGCAGCCTCCTCGTCACCACCTGCAAGGACAAGAAGGTCCGCGTCATCGACCCCCGCAAGCAGCAGGTCGTGGCG GAGAGGTTTGCCCCCCACGAAGGGCTGAGGCCCGTGCGGGCCATCTTCACGCGGGAAGGATACCTCTTTACCACGGGCTTTACCAGAATGAGCCAGCGGGAACTGGGCTTGTGGGACCCG AACAACTTTGAGGAGCCCATCGCCCTGCAGGAGATGGACACGAGCAACGGCGTCCTGCTGCCCTTCTACGACCCCGACTCCAGCATCGTCTACCTCTGCGGGAAG GGTGACAGCAGCATCCGGTACTTCGAAATCACGGACGAGGCACCCTACGTGCACTACCTGAACACCTACAGCAGCAAGGAGCCGCAGCGGGGCATGGGCTTCATGCCCAAGCGCGGGTTGGACGTCAGCAAGTGTGAAATCGCCAG GTTCTTCAAGCTGCACGAGCGCAAGTGCGAGCCCATCGTCATGACGGTGCCGCGCAAG TCAGACCTCTTCCAGGACGACCTGTACCCCGACACGCCGGGTCCCGAGCCGGCCCTGGAGGCGGACGAGTGGCTGTCGGGGAAGGACGCGGAGCCCATCCTCATCTCGCTGCGGGACGGCTACGTCCCCATCAAGAACCGGGAGCTGAAGGTGGTCAAAAAGAATATTCTGGACAATAAGCCCCCCCCGGGCCGCCGCCACAGCCACTCCACCTGCGACCCCAACTTCTCT CGGCCAGCCTTGGAGGAGGTGCTGGAGGAGATCCGTGCCCTGAAGGAGATGGTCCAAGCGCAGGAGAAACGCATCTCCGACCTGGAGGACAAACTCTGCCAGTTCACCAATGGCACGGACTAA